Genomic segment of Panicum virgatum strain AP13 chromosome 2K, P.virgatum_v5, whole genome shotgun sequence:
AGCAGCTACCgggacgccgccgtcgagctggGCAGGGAGCTGGTGAGCCCCCCATGCACGATCATGTGAAAACCTCTGCGTGCACTTGCTTGGTTCCTGCTGGATTCAAACCGTATCATCATCCCTCTGAATCGAACATGCGTACCAACGGCGACAGGTGGCGAGGAAGGTGGACCTGGTGTACGGAGGCGGCAGCCTGGGGCTCATGGGGGAGGTCTCCGAGGCCGTGCACAAGGGCGGCGGCCACGTCATTGGGTCAGTTGTCTCTCCGACctcccggctgctgctgctgccgccgccgcgccgtgacGACTCCAGTTTTAATTTCCTCCAGCTAATTACCTCCGCTGTTGGTTCTCCTACTTGTTCGCAGCGTCATACCGACGACTCTGATGGGCAAGGAGGTGAGGAGCGAGGCGTTGCCGCCTTGCCGGACCCCGATTGCACGCTCGGCTTCTTCCGCCCATGGCGCCACCTACCTCCGATCCACCCACGGCTGATTGATTTTCTCGCCTGCCAACCTTTGCATGCAGATCACCGGGGAGACGGTGGGCGAGGTGCGGGCCGTGGCGGGCATGCACCAGCGCAAGGCGGAGATGGCACGCAACTCCGACGCCTTCATCGCGCTCCCGGGTAAGCAGCCTCTGCTGCCTGCAACGGCATGCTCATCCGTTGCCTACTAGTACCTGTTACTGTTAGAGATCGATCGATGTCTGATGTATCAATGGGccatggctggctggctgggcgCAGGGGGGTACGGGACGCTGGATGAGCTCCTGGAGGTGATCGCGTGGGCCCAGCTCGGCATCCACAGCAAGCCGGTGAGTGCTAGTATTGGCACTACGGCGCAACGCATGCCTCTGCACGAGCAGGAGGACACCAACAACCTGGATGATGATCTGCAGGTGGGCCTGCTGAACGTGGACGGGTACTACAACTTCCTGCTGGCCTTCTTtgacaaggcggtggacgacggcttCATCAAGCCCGCGCAGCGCCACATCTTCGTCAGCGCCCCCGACGCCAGGGGCCTCGTCCAGAAGCTTGAGGTGCGTACAcaaccaccagcgccgccgccgcgacctgcttcttgcttgcttcctgccggcgcgcggccgcgcccgccgccccggGGCTCGCTGCTGGCCCGTTGGTCTGGTGGGTGACTCGGTCAGGCATGCTGGcgcgtgcccgcgcccgcgcgggGACGGCCACGGCACCCGGGCGGCCGAACCCCCGTGCCGTGCGTGGCTGGCCCACCCGACCCCGGCCCGGCGTCTTTTGTCTTGTGGTCAAGACAGTCAGAGTCTCACAGTGGTGGGCAGTGTCGCCCTCTCCTGCCGATGCCGTGCCCTGCCGCTCTCTCTTTCCACTACTCCGTCCCTTTGGCCCTTTCGTTCCCCCGTGCGCAACGGCAACGTCCTTTTGCTTCCACGCCCGCAAAGCGTCCAGATTCTTTTCTTTACTTGCTCCACCTACGCCTGCAGTTGGGTTGGAACACTCCTAGGGACCGTATTTTCTATAACTCGTAGTCCTTTAATCTGGTCATTACTGCTAGTATCATCCATCAAATACTGCTAGTACTCTCTCCGTATAGAAAATAgatgacgtttaggacagcgacacggtcttCAAAACATAACTTTGTCCGCTtagttttataaaaatatttgttgaaaaatgatatacatatatttttatgaaagtatttcttaagacaaatctattcatataattttcacttTTCAAATTcaataacttaaaagttattcatgatttatattcccaatgtttCACTCAAATCTTGTCCAAAACGTCATCTAGAGGGAATGATTGGAATCTTGTCCAAAACCTCATCTAGAGGGAATGATTGGTGGTTTGATGGATGATACTAGCAGTATTTAGTCTATGCCGTGGCTTGTTCTGATTGTCTTGTTGACCTGGGCCTCGTGCCCAAGTGTGTGTACAACTGTACTACTAGTGGCAGCAGCAGTAGTAATTAATCATGCATATATGCTTGTTATGAACGAAGGAATATACGTAGTACTGGTAACAAAATAATGATCTGCCATGCAATGCGATGCAGGAGTACGAGGCGGTGGCGGACGAGGACCCCGCCACGCCCAAGCTGCGGTGGGAGATCGAGCAGGTCGGCTACAACGCCGCGCTGCAGGCCGAGATCGCCCGCTAGCTAGCTTacatctcgccgccggcggcctcgcctGCCCGGCCGCCCGGCGCTCCATCCTACTAGTGCCTAGTGGAGGCAGCAAAGTTTGACGAGCAAAACGCCGGGaggatttttgtttttttttttttgggcgggcgggcgggcgggcgggcgtttTACTTGCTGGCCAGCTGCCATGTACTGTGCGCCCATCCGCATGTATCCCTAGTGCTCTTACTTTTCACTAATCCTAGCTAGTAGAGGACAGCATATATAGTTCACTGTCCCCCTAATGTGTAGTATTTTCGTGTGGTAGCAGTAGTAGCAGGACATCCATTGGTGTAAAAACTGGTAATAACGCAATCGTCCAATTGACCAGTCTGTTAATTCACATCAGAATGAGTTGCAGTGCTCTGTCTTGATCACCCTCACGCCCATGGCGCGTTTACCTTTCTCCATCTGCTGGTTCTGCCTGGCCACGCGCGGCACACGTCCGATCCAACCAACTGGGCCTGTATTTTTTTTGTCACTTTTTTCAGAATGCAACCACCAGTAAacgagaaaaaaattgaaggtAGCACAGGCGAAGTGCTCGTACTCGCTGCTGTAGGCTGTACGTGTATCCACGAACGTACTACCCTACGAAAAGAATACGTACGTCGACGCAACACGTGTTAAACGCAATACGTACGGCCACGTCGTACGTACAGTACGGCTCGCAGGTACCCGGACATCCGTACGCCTGGGCCGTATGTACGGCGCGCCTCGGGAAGCGCGCTGCCAATGTTGCTCGATCGCCTCTCGTCCGTGTTGGTGCAGGATACGCCCGCCCGCGGGTACGTACATGTACGAGTACGTGCAGTGCAGCGCGCGAAAGTTAAACCACAAAGCTTATCCGGCCACGCCGCGCGCTCCTGCACGTACGGAGTAGTACGCTGGCACGACGGACGGGACGGGTGCGCACCTGCAGGCCCAGTGGCCCACTATAATAGAGTAATCATCTGTGTCCATGCAAAAATTGGcccaaaacaaaaaatatattttttgaaataaaaaattgtATGCGCACGTTAATTATTGTTGCGCGCGCGTTGGACGTACAGTTTTGCGGCACATTAATTTTCACTTACtgatttcctttcttttttttctcgttGCAAATATTTGTTTGTTCGAATTCAATTTTTGTATAGAGGTATCCACTCATATTTTAGTCGAAATTTTCATGTAACTTTGGTGTACATTTTTTTGGTGTTAGATACTCTCTCCTTGCCAAATTAGTAGTCGTCGTGTCTAGGTGCATAACAAAATTTATCAAAATAGTTAATAATTTAGGACGGAGAGAGTAGCATAGTAGCACTAAAACGGCGGTAGTGCCCCAACATCTCCCAACTGGGCCAGGCATACTTAGAAGCTCAAACTAATAAAACAGTAGCAATCCAAGAAAGATCTAGGCTACACCTACGACACAGGGAGTATGATCGCCCCTCATCCTAGTATCCTCGCCGGCAGCAAGCCGGAGCAGAAAGGGTGAGGAGGAGAGCTGGAGGGTTCTAGAGACGTCAAGCAATGCACTTAAGGTAGTGTCGATCATCAGTTCGGTCAAAGTTCCCCTCGTGTGGATTTTAATTCCACTTGCTTCCCGCTTTCCCTCGCGAGCCCGGTGCATGGTCGTCGTCTCGTACGATCGGTGCAACGGTGCAAGCCTGCAAAGTTCTCGAGGGTTGGTTTCGGTTGACAATGTGCGCCCGGAATGGTTACGCAGCAACGTGCGCTAGCTCTGCAGTCCGCTCGACGGGCCGCTGTTACGACGCCgactgctgcggcggcgcgcgtgggcCGGTGCCCGGTGCCCAAGGAGAGACGATCGACTACAGGCAGGCAGCGGAGGCATGCGACCATCACTGGTGCCTGCGTTTGCGTCCGACTCGTAGCATGGTACAGAGAATGATGATGGCTGGGACGACGGGTGTGGATCCATGGCCGTACGTCGCTGTGCCCCTTCTTGGTTGGTACGTGTCGCTGGATTGTTTCTGCCGTGGTTAGTTGGCAATTGGCGTAGCATACAGATCAGCGATGCATGCATGTGCTCAAATTTCTGTGTGCGTTCACGGAGAACCCTGCAGCACGGGTCTCCAGACCAGGACGGGGCGAACAGCGCGGCAGGCTAGGCCTAGTACACCGAACGGGAAACCGCGAGGGCCGGCCGGGGGCTGCTGCTGCGTGCTCTGCTCCGACGGGCACGCTGCCACAGTGCTACTGCTGGTAACTTTACAACCCCTCCCACTCCTAGTGGCGGCAGAGGACGAGTTGCTGCTGGTGCCGCGAGCGTCCAGCGTCGTCGTCGGTCAATCCAGCTAGCGTAGCCTGGTGGAGTGCCGGTACCTGCCTGCTGCACGCCTGCACAGTGTCAGGAATATGTGCACGCCGCCCTTTCCTCCTGCCTCCCATGCTCCGCCCTAATTGCAAAGGTGACTCTTTTTCCACAGCCTGCAGACGCGGCCAGCTGCTCGCATTCAGACCACACGAATTCACTCTTGCCTCTTGCATATGCATATCTCTTGCATGCATACTCAATTGCTCCTTAAGGTCTCGTTTAATTTTTTAAGTTGCTATCACTTCGAATATTCGGATGTCATTTCGAATATTTAAATACCAActtaatataaaataaattgcataatttgTAATTAGGACcctagatgaatctattaaatataactaatgcacaattagcggatggttactatagtaATCAGTGGttaaattatggactaattagacctaatagattcgtctcgtaattaagtcacgacttataaaattagttttgtaataattTTGTGTTTCGTACTTCTAATTGGTGTGTAAACACATAACGTGACGGGACTTATGAcataaactgaaaaaaaaacaaacgagGCCTAATTTTGTTATACACACCCAGGTatattttgaaaagaaaaaattatCCCCTCCTTCCACGTTTATAAGGCGTACCcgcatatcaagattcaaactttgctatgtttgaccaataatttaactattaatttttttatttttaatgtaAACTTTATATAGTTGGTTTCGTAATCAAATATGCTTTACCATATTACAAATTTATAACCATAAGTGTTATAATAATGAGAAGTGAATGGTCAAATGTTATTTGGAAGACTGTGTCATGTTTTAGGATGCCTTATAAACGTGGAAGAAGGCATGCATTGTTTGCGTGTCCAATCTTAGAAATGTATTTGTTTTGGGACTGAGGGAGTAtatatttctttctttctttcacgCCCCTCGACTGTCAAGTACTGCAACATTATTGTACAGGGCGGTCCTGCCTTTTGGGTACGCATGAGCATGGAGCCATGAGCCATGAACCAGCTGCCTGGGATGGGAGCCCTGCCGCGAGCTACAGTAGCTATATGGACGCGCGGTCATTCGCCTTGGCGGCCGCGTCTATCTCCCGGGGCAGAGAATTACGCCGCTACCCAGAGAACAAGCTCCGCCTAGCAGCCGCCGCCCTAGCTAGCGGCGAGAGGTGGGCTCAGAGGCACCGTGACGTGTCGCGGCTCCATACGATAGGAGGCGTCGTGCGCGCTCGCTAGCTCGTGACAGGACGCGCCACCGGCCTGCAGGTCGCACTACTGTTGCTCGGGTGCGTCGACCCGGATCTATCCGTCGGTACGGTGCGCGCATGCAACTGATGGTGGTTACAAAAAGTCCCCGTCCGGCCGGTGCTTTCCCGTGCCCGGGGCCCGGGGCCGGTGGTGGTGCGTTCTATGGAACAGTAACTCATCTGAGCATGGCGCTAGGATGCTTGATCGGACGTGGTACGAGCTGATGATCAGCGTGTGCGCGAAGCCGCGAACTACCTGATGACAGAGTTGGATTTCCTCCCGGCCGGGTCCTGTAATGTGAGGATCCGTACGGATGTTGCTGACAAAACGTGCCGAAAGTACACGGTGGATTTGGCATTTCTGAGGGGTGGGCCCAGCTAACCGAGCAGGCTCGGAAGatttgtttttcttcttttttttgaggaAAAAAACCTCGGAAGAATTGATGCGTTTGCATTGTTGTTCCCGACGAGAGCACTTGTCGTGTCGTGGGCTTCTTCTTGCAGCGCCTTTTCGCTCAGCCCATTTATGTAACTTGGGCCAGACCATTTGCAGGACATGAACGAAGCCCAAACGTTTTTTATCCTTGGGTTTTGATTTACCACATCCCACTCTTCCCTCGTTGCGTGCGATTTGCCAAGGGCGCTGTCAAGTCGTCCAGACGCGCCCCTCCGGAGCCCGGACATGGAACTCCCCGCTACTCCATCCGGTTCTCCAAGCCTTCTCGCCCGTGGCGTCATCTACCGTCTTTACTCGCGTCACCAATCCG
This window contains:
- the LOC120686017 gene encoding cytokinin riboside 5'-monophosphate phosphoribohydrolase LOG3-like isoform X1 — encoded protein: MEGAVERSGGGGGGGGTQVSGSSRFRRVCVFGGSSSGKRSSYRDAAVELGRELVARKVDLVYGGGSLGLMGEVSEAVHKGGGHVIGVIPTTLMGKEITGETVGEVRAVAGMHQRKAEMARNSDAFIALPGGYGTLDELLEVIAWAQLGIHSKPVGLLNVDGYYNFLLAFFDKAVDDGFIKPAQRHIFVSAPDARGLVQKLEEYEAVADEDPATPKLRWEIEQVGYNAALQAEIAR
- the LOC120686017 gene encoding cytokinin riboside 5'-monophosphate phosphoribohydrolase LOG5-like isoform X2 gives rise to the protein MHDHVARKVDLVYGGGSLGLMGEVSEAVHKGGGHVIGVIPTTLMGKEITGETVGEVRAVAGMHQRKAEMARNSDAFIALPGGYGTLDELLEVIAWAQLGIHSKPVGLLNVDGYYNFLLAFFDKAVDDGFIKPAQRHIFVSAPDARGLVQKLEEYEAVADEDPATPKLRWEIEQVGYNAALQAEIAR